In Legionella beliardensis, the following are encoded in one genomic region:
- a CDS encoding PspC domain-containing protein: MTDLQKPYKKLYRSRTDKKIAGVCGGLAAYFNLDPLWIRLIFVLFFLVGGSALLLYVILWLLVPLEPVSPISGSSEWKP, encoded by the coding sequence ATGACAGACTTACAAAAACCTTATAAAAAATTATATCGATCACGCACTGACAAGAAAATTGCTGGTGTTTGTGGTGGTTTAGCTGCCTATTTTAATTTAGATCCGTTGTGGATTAGGCTTATCTTTGTTCTCTTCTTTCTGGTTGGTGGTTCAGCACTCTTGTTGTATGTCATTTTATGGCTTCTTGTCCCACTTGAACCTGTTAGCCCTATCTCAGGCTCAAGCGAGTGGAAACCCTAG